In Gymnogyps californianus isolate 813 chromosome 20, ASM1813914v2, whole genome shotgun sequence, a single window of DNA contains:
- the RAB34 gene encoding ras-related protein Rab-34 isoform X1 — MNVLAPIRRDRVIADLPPCFRKEAALHARPAFHPTVASACQEQRTGTVGFKISKIIVVGDLSVGKTCLINRFCKDTFDKNYKATIGVDFEMERFEVLGVPFSLQLWDTAGQERFKCIASTYYRGAQAIVIVFDVNDVASLEHTRQWLADALKENDPSNVILFLVGSKKDLSTPAQYSLMEKDALKVAQEMQAEYWAVSSLTGENVRDFFFRVAALTFESSVLAELERSSARKIGDTVRISSNESDLYLSAPRKKSKCCQ; from the exons ATGAACGTGCTGGCTCCGATCCGCAGGGACAGGGTCATCGCCGACCTCCCCCCG TGTTTTCGGAAGGAGGCCGCCCTGCACGCCCGCCCTGCCTTCCACCCCACGGTGGCCAGCGCCTGCCAGGAGCAGCGGACGGGCACCGTGGG gtTCAAGATCTCCAAGATCATCGTGGTGGGGGACCTCTCGGTGGGGAAGACCTGCCTGATCAACCG cttttgCAAGGACACGTTCGACAAGAACTACAAGGCGACCATCGGGGTGGATTTTGAGATGGAGCGGTTTGAGGTGCTGGGGGTGCCCTTCAGCCTGCAGCT gtggGACACGGCCGGCCAGGAGCGCTTCAAGTGCATCGCCTCCACCTACTACCGGGGAGCGCAAG CCATCGTCATCGTCTTCGATGTCAACGACGTGGCATCCCTGGAGCACACGCG ACAGTGGCTGGCTGACGCCCTGAAGGAGAATGACCCATCCAACGTGATCCTCTTCTTGGTGGGCTCCAAGAAGGACCTGAGC ACGCCGGCGCAGTACAGCCTGATGGAGAAAGATGCTCTCAAGGTGGCTCAGGAGATGCAGGCGGAGTACTGGGCTGTCTCCTCACTCACCG GGGAGAACGTGCGGGATTTCTTCTTCCGTGTGGCGGCGCTGACCTTCGAGAGCAGCGTGCTGGCCGAGCTGGAGCGCAGCAGTGCCCGCAAGATCGGTGACACCGTGC GGATCAGCAGCAACGAGAGCGACCTGTACCTGTCGGCGCCCCGCAAGAAATCCAAGTGCTGCCAGTGa
- the LOC127024613 gene encoding adenine phosphoribosyltransferase-like gives MDLCHVPATREKGWYLALMAPNVKGPNYAWLDPSRLYCHPQGLQDCVADLLQPFQGDPIDMVAGIDAMGFILGAAAAAVLRKGFLAIRKAGHLCVQTLAQPYTDYSGREKVMEVRTDAISPGLRILLVDQWVETGGTMRAAIQLVERLGGVVAGVAAICIEDSEGGRWIQERYKCTHCVPPRLQPRFDRHQFGWD, from the exons ATGGACCTGTGCCACGTCCCCGCCACCCGGGAAAAGGGCTGGTACCTGGCGCTGATGGCCCCCAACGTCAAGGGTCCCAACTACGCCTGGCTGGACCCCTCCCGGCTCTACTGCCATCCGCAA GGCTTGCAGGACTGCGTGGCTGACCTGCTGCAGCCCTTCCAGGGAGACCCCATCGACATGGTGGCCGGCATCGACGCCATGGGCTTCATCCTGG gcgctgccgctgccgccgtgCTGCGGAAAGGCTTCCTGGCCATCCGCAAAGCCGGGCACCTCTGCGTGCAGACACTGGCGCAGCCCTACACCGACTACTCGGGCCGAGAGAAGGTGATGGAGGTCCGCACCGATGCCATCTCACCAG gTCTGCGCATCCTCCTCGTGGACCAGTGGGTTGAAACCGGGGGCACCATGCGAGCGGCCATCCAGCTGGTGGAGCGGCTGGGGGGGGTCGTGGCAG GCGTCGCCGCCATCTGCATCGAGGACAGCGAGGGCGGGCGGTGGATCCAGGAGCGCTACAAGTGCACCCATTGCGTCCCCCCCCGCCTGCAGCCCCGCTTCGACCGCCACCAGTTCGGCTGGGACTGA
- the PROCA1 gene encoding protein PROCA1, whose product MPEAPHGCKAAPGAAPGTGAAPPGRPRARRGLTYPGTLWCGAGSNADAYEQLGEHRDTDRCCRDHDHCQHVIHPFTARYGYRNLRWHTISHCDCDRRLKECLRRVNDTASRVVGQAFFNVIQVPCFEFVYKEECVEPYLYVWCKAYNTVAIAVPREPVLYEFGGELIDRAARPRGVPLSPPWNSVGGGAVPVEHHVPARPLSPPKAAKKERKGKKKDKKKKGKGLKKKGPSKNTEPSHPTAAAPAHPTAGQHPRAPLLDLEEAANAILSDAPAWEGLGREPAPATPSPLPTASGKRRKKERNRKKRLKSKAVAEPV is encoded by the exons ATGCCCGAGGCACCCCATGGGTGCAAGG ccgcCCCCGGAGCGGCCCCCGGCACCGGAGCGGCCCCGCCGGGacggccccgcgcccgccgaGGGCTCACCTACCCCGGGACTCTGTGGTGCGGTGCGGGCAGCAACGCGGATGCCTACGAGCAGCTGG GGGAACACCGGGATACGGACCGGTGCTGCCGGGACCATGACCACTGCCAGCACGTCATCCACCCCTTCACCGCCCGCTACGGGTACCGCAACCTGCGCTGGCACACCATCAGCCACTGCGACTGCGACCGCAG GCTGAAGGAGTGCCTGAGGCGGGTGAACGACACGGCCTCGCGGGTGGTGGGACAGGCCTTCTTCAACGTCATCCAGGTGCCCTGCTTTGAGTTCGTCTACAAGGAGGAGTGCGTGGAGCCCTACCTCTATGTCTG GTGCAAGGCGTACAACACGGTGGCCATTGCGGTGCCCAGGGAGCCGGTGCTGTACGAGTTCGGCGGGGAGCTGATCGACCGGGCAGCGAGGCCCAGGGGGGTCCCTCTGAGCCCCCCGTGGAACAGCGTGGGTGGAGGAGCTGTCCCAGTGGAGCATCACGTGCCTGCCCGCCCGCTGTCCCCCCCCAAAGCAGccaagaaagagaggaaggggaagaagaaagacaagaagaagaaggggaaaggtctgaaaaagaaaggccCTTCCAAAAACACGGAGCCGAGCCATCCCACAGCTGCTGCCCCCGCTCATCCCACTGCGGGGCAGCACCCACGGGCCCCGCTGCTGGACCTGGAGGAAGCGGCCAACGCCATCCTGAGCGATGCCCCGGCATGGGAGGGCTTGGGCAGGGAGCCAGCACCGGCCACCCCATCCCCGCTCCCCACCGCCAgcgggaagaggaggaagaaggagagaaacagaaagaagaggctgaaaagcaaagctgtggcAGAGCCTGTATGA
- the RAB34 gene encoding ras-related protein Rab-34 isoform X3 → MNVLAPIRRDRVIADLPPCFRKEAALHARPAFHPTVASACQEQRTGTVGFCKDTFDKNYKATIGVDFEMERFEVLGVPFSLQLWDTAGQERFKCIASTYYRGAQAIVIVFDVNDVASLEHTRQWLADALKENDPSNVILFLVGSKKDLSTPAQYSLMEKDALKVAQEMQAEYWAVSSLTGENVRDFFFRVAALTFESSVLAELERSSARKIGDTVRISSNESDLYLSAPRKKSKCCQ, encoded by the exons ATGAACGTGCTGGCTCCGATCCGCAGGGACAGGGTCATCGCCGACCTCCCCCCG TGTTTTCGGAAGGAGGCCGCCCTGCACGCCCGCCCTGCCTTCCACCCCACGGTGGCCAGCGCCTGCCAGGAGCAGCGGACGGGCACCGTGGG cttttgCAAGGACACGTTCGACAAGAACTACAAGGCGACCATCGGGGTGGATTTTGAGATGGAGCGGTTTGAGGTGCTGGGGGTGCCCTTCAGCCTGCAGCT gtggGACACGGCCGGCCAGGAGCGCTTCAAGTGCATCGCCTCCACCTACTACCGGGGAGCGCAAG CCATCGTCATCGTCTTCGATGTCAACGACGTGGCATCCCTGGAGCACACGCG ACAGTGGCTGGCTGACGCCCTGAAGGAGAATGACCCATCCAACGTGATCCTCTTCTTGGTGGGCTCCAAGAAGGACCTGAGC ACGCCGGCGCAGTACAGCCTGATGGAGAAAGATGCTCTCAAGGTGGCTCAGGAGATGCAGGCGGAGTACTGGGCTGTCTCCTCACTCACCG GGGAGAACGTGCGGGATTTCTTCTTCCGTGTGGCGGCGCTGACCTTCGAGAGCAGCGTGCTGGCCGAGCTGGAGCGCAGCAGTGCCCGCAAGATCGGTGACACCGTGC GGATCAGCAGCAACGAGAGCGACCTGTACCTGTCGGCGCCCCGCAAGAAATCCAAGTGCTGCCAGTGa
- the RAB34 gene encoding ras-related protein Rab-34 isoform X2, with translation MNVLAPIRRDRVIADLPPCFRKEAALHARPAFHPTVASACQEQRTGTVGFKISKIIVVGDLSVGKTCLINRFCKDTFDKNYKATIGVDFEMERFEVLGVPFSLQLWDTAGQERFKCIASTYYRGAQAIVIVFDVNDVASLEHTRQWLADALKENDPSNVILFLTPAQYSLMEKDALKVAQEMQAEYWAVSSLTGENVRDFFFRVAALTFESSVLAELERSSARKIGDTVRISSNESDLYLSAPRKKSKCCQ, from the exons ATGAACGTGCTGGCTCCGATCCGCAGGGACAGGGTCATCGCCGACCTCCCCCCG TGTTTTCGGAAGGAGGCCGCCCTGCACGCCCGCCCTGCCTTCCACCCCACGGTGGCCAGCGCCTGCCAGGAGCAGCGGACGGGCACCGTGGG gtTCAAGATCTCCAAGATCATCGTGGTGGGGGACCTCTCGGTGGGGAAGACCTGCCTGATCAACCG cttttgCAAGGACACGTTCGACAAGAACTACAAGGCGACCATCGGGGTGGATTTTGAGATGGAGCGGTTTGAGGTGCTGGGGGTGCCCTTCAGCCTGCAGCT gtggGACACGGCCGGCCAGGAGCGCTTCAAGTGCATCGCCTCCACCTACTACCGGGGAGCGCAAG CCATCGTCATCGTCTTCGATGTCAACGACGTGGCATCCCTGGAGCACACGCG ACAGTGGCTGGCTGACGCCCTGAAGGAGAATGACCCATCCAACGTGATCCTCTTCTTG ACGCCGGCGCAGTACAGCCTGATGGAGAAAGATGCTCTCAAGGTGGCTCAGGAGATGCAGGCGGAGTACTGGGCTGTCTCCTCACTCACCG GGGAGAACGTGCGGGATTTCTTCTTCCGTGTGGCGGCGCTGACCTTCGAGAGCAGCGTGCTGGCCGAGCTGGAGCGCAGCAGTGCCCGCAAGATCGGTGACACCGTGC GGATCAGCAGCAACGAGAGCGACCTGTACCTGTCGGCGCCCCGCAAGAAATCCAAGTGCTGCCAGTGa